One Solanum lycopersicum chromosome 2, SLM_r2.1 genomic region harbors:
- the LOC101248542 gene encoding putative E3 ubiquitin-protein ligase LIN, translating into MASLQELLADEGFEKTKKTHRKVKFKDREDSNNIALPIYICHDRRSSSLDFSKTKSRRPFSTTTTSSVHSSQKSNVKSTHTHVGGNITRRDEPAIDEIAIRAVISILAGFVGQYSRDKDFRKAIKEKCYACFVRKKDGIFADIELAIESIERLVDSIGDTKREVKVKSLQYSIRLLTIVASLNSNNSGNASTCGIPNSNLSACAQLYLSIVYKLEKNDRIAARHLLQVFVDSPCIARTHLLPELWEHLFLPHLLHLKIWHTQELEVLSSSDYAEKEKHMKVLNKLYNDHVDIGTTKFALYYKQWLKVGAQAPAVPSVPLPSKVGYSTSRRRSMDSVTSNSSVKNNSLYRAVFGPITERKSMDDARNGIWDYEEDEKEKILSIGDDFKQSNYSPKKTVVHRRSSSQSNRTPKHDQWDHTHKKSDRFPYFSCQSEPVECLREGNSKIGSVSIRKEEEIIPSVSNDLSRAIFAICSSDSLSECELAIRLVAKSWLDSHGDLETVKRLSTTPVIEGIVNVLFASEDDEILELAISILAELVTRKETNGQIILNSDSQLDIFLRLLRSSSLFLKAAILLYLVQPKAKQMISIEWIPLVLRVLEFADQLQTLFTVQRSPQEAAYYLLDQLLTGFDEDKNFENCRQVISLGGLSLLLRRVETGNVSEKSKVASVMYYCVQSDGSCRHYLAKNLNKDCLLPLLLLQNQHNTRGHVFALLTDLLCIDKQIQRIEFLRGLLSGWGMVNALHILLLYLQRAQQEERPVISAILLQLDLLGDPNECSVYREEVIEEIIKALNCQVFNEKVQVQSARALLILGSCFSYAGEPVVEQCLLKEAGYDENAGDSYLGKNFILNSHTNLNEEEEATRNWQRKTAIVLLNSGNKRLLSGLVDSIANGIPCLGRASLVTVTWMSNFFCFIEDKGVQSLVYSELIPELIKLLKYNNAIEERVLASLSLLKLANNSDYLAKLSPLDKELINDLHQLSEVTWTAKELVSIISSSSRHHQQLNVP; encoded by the exons ATGGCTTCTCTTCAAGAATTACTAGCTGATGAAGGTTttgaaaagactaaaaaaacTCATAGAAAAGTTAAGTTCAAAGACAGAGAAGACTCAAACAACATTGCTCTGCCTATTTACATTTGCCATGACAGAAGATCATCATCGCTGGATTTCTCCAAGACTAAATCTCGTAGACCCTTTTCGACTACTACTACTTCTTCTGTTCATTCGTCACAAAAATCGAATGTTAAGTCCACTCATACTCATGTTGGAGGAAACATTACAAGAAGAGATGAGCCTGCTATTGATGAAATTGCTATAAGAGCAGTGATTTCTATACTTGCTGGCTTTGTAGGACAATATTCGAGGGATAAAGATTTTCGCAAAGCTATAAAGGAGAAATGTTATGCTTGTTTTGTGAGAAAGAAGGATGGGATTTTTGCTGATATAGAATTGGCTATTGAGAGTATAGAGAGATTAGTTGATAGTATTGGTGATACTAAAAGGGAAGTTAAAGTCAAGTCATTGCAATATTCTATTAGGCTATTGACAATTGTGGCATCTTTGAATTCCAATAACTCTGGAAATGCCTCAACTTGTGGAATTCCCAATTCTAATCTCTCTGCTTGTGCACAGCTCTACTTATCTATCGTCTACAAGCTCGAAAAAAATGATAGGATTGCAGCAAGGCATCTCCTTCAGGTGTTTGTTGATTCGCCATGTATTGCTCGGACACACTTGCTTCCTGAGCTTTGGGAGCATTTGTTTCTTCCGCACCTTCTTCATCTAAAGATTTGGCATACACAAGAATTGGAAGTTCTATCGAGTTCGGATTATGCTGAAAAGGAGAAGCACATGAAGGTCTTAAACAAGCTCTATAATGACCATGTTGATATTGGTACAACAAAGTTTGCTCTCTACTATAAACAATGGCTCAAGGTTGGTGCCCAAGCCCCTGCTGTTCCTTCTGTTCCTTTGCCTTCTAAAGTTGGATACTCAACTTCAAGAAGACGTTCCATGGATTCTGTCACTTCCAATTCCTCCGTCAAGAACAATTCATT ATATCGTGCTGTTTTTGGCCCAATTACGGAGAGGAAATCCATGGATGATGCAAGAAATGGAATTTGGGACTATGAGGAGGACGAAAAAGAGAAGATTTTATCCATTGGAGATGACTTTAAGCAAAGCAATTACAGTCCA AAAAAAACTGTGGTTCATCGAAGATCATCGAGTCAAAGTAATAGAACTCCAAAACATGATCAATGGGATCATACTCATAAAAAATCAGACCGCTTCCCGTATTTCAGTTGTCAAAGTGAGCCTGTGGAGTGCTTGAGAGAAGGAAACAGTAAGATTGGCAGTGTTTCCATCAGAAAGGAAGAAGAAATAATTCCTTCTGTTTCAAATGATCTAAGTAGAGCTATCTTCGCGATTTGCTCCTCAGATAGCTTAAGTGAGTGTGAACTGGCAATCCGTTTGGTGGCAAAATCTTGGCTTGATTCTCATGGAGATCTTGAGACTGTAAAGAGATTGTCCACAACACCAGTGATTGAAGGAATAGTGAACGTTTTATTTGCATCCGAAGATGATGAGATCTTGGAACTAGCCATCTCAATCTTAGCAGAACTAGTCACTAGGAAAGAGACGAATGGACAAATCATTCTGAACTCAGATTCACAGcttgatattttcttgagaCTATTGAGAAGTAGCAGCCTGTTTCTCAAGGCTGCAATTCTGCTTTACCTAGTGCAGCCAAAGGCGAAACAGATGATATCAATTGAGTGGATTCCATTAGTACTTCGAGTATTGGAATTTGCAGATCAGTTGCAGACATTATTCACGGTTCAACGTAGTCCTCAAGAGGCAGCATATTACTTGCTCGATCAACTTCTTACTGGTTTTGATGAGGacaagaattttgaaaattgtaggCAAGTCATTTCACTAGGGGGATTGAGCTTGTTGCTCAGACGAGTTGAAACAGGAAATGTCTCAGAAAAGAGTAAAGTGGCTTCAGTTATGTACTATTGTGTTCAATCTGATGGAAGCTGCAGGCATTACCTGGCCAAGAACTTGAATAAAGATTGTCTTCTTCCCCTTCTATTGCTTCAGAACCAGCACAACACTCGAGGACATGTTTTTGCACTTCTCACCGATCTTCTCTGCATCGATAA GCAAATTCAAAGAATAGAATTCTTACGCGGACTACTAAGTGGATGGGGAATGGTGAACGCCTTGCACATTTTGCTACTCTATCTCCAAAGAGCTCAACAAGAAGAACGCCCCGTTATCTCTGCCATATTGTTACAGCTTGATCTTTTG GGAGATCCGAACGAGTGCAGTGTGTATAGAGAAGAAGTAAttgaagaaataataaaagCCTTGAACTGTCAAGTATTCAATGAAAAAGTCCAAGTACAATCAGCCAGAGCTCTACTTATACTAGGGAGTTGTTTTTCCTATGCTGGAGAGCCAGTAGTGGAGCAATGTCTGTTAAAAGAAGCAGGCTATGACGAAAACGCTGGGGATTCATATCTTGGCAAAAACTTCATCCTTAACAGTCATACAAACTTG AATGAAGAGGAGGAGGCAACAAGAAATTGGCAAAGGAAAACAGCAATAGTGTTGCTAAACAGTGGAAACAAGAGGCTGTTATCTGGTCTTGTAGATTCAATAGCCAATGGAATTCCATGTTTAGGAAGAGCAAGCCTAGTTACTGTCACCTGGATGAGCAATTTTTTCTGTTTCATTGAGGACAAAGGAGTTCAGTCTTTAGTTTATTCGGAGCTGATCCCCGAGCTGATAAAGTTATTGAAGTACAATAATGCTATAGAGGAAAGAGTTCTTGCTTCACTTTCATTACTCAAACTGGCAAACAATTCAG ATTATTTGGCAAAATTGTCTCCATTGGATAAAGAGCTCATAAATGATCTGCATCAACTCTCAGAAGTAACATGGACAGCAAAGGAGCTTGTTTCAATTATTTCAAGCAGCTCAAGGCATCATCAGCAGCTTAATGTACCTTAa
- the LOC138342166 gene encoding uncharacterized protein: MANRNGVALSLVSLAFVLFASSQINAQVDPAIAKVSPYCVKAMDKPFCTEVVKVADTWQEAITEVLSETIMQTKLAEPIMASLLTSLTPSDAKLKDEIGTGCKKSYNDALETLKEIEELLKTGDKTKSANIKFSSAMSRLDDCEDEFKKVQMPIEFATFYQGSKKLLSTCLAVERTRPDLLN; this comes from the coding sequence ctAATAGAAATGGTGTTGCTTTGTCATTGGTCTCTCTGGCCTTTGTTTTATTTGCATCATCCCAAATAAATGCACAAGTTGATCCAGCAATAGCCAAAGTAAGCCCATATTGTGTAAAAGCAATGGACAAGCCCTTTTGTACAGAAGTTGTTAAAGTAGCTGACACATGGCAAGAAGCTATAACAGAAGTGTTATCAGaaacaattatgcaaactaaaTTGGCAGAGCCAATCATGGCTAGTTTATTAACATCATTGACACCTAGTGATGCTaaattaaaagatgaaattgGTACTGGATGcaaaaaatcatataatgatGCACTTGAGACATTGAAAGAAATTGAAGAGTTGTTGAAAACAGGTGACAAGACAAAAAGTGCTAACATTAAGTTTTCATCAGCAATGTCAAGATTGGATGATTGTGAGGATGAATTCAAGAAAGTACAAATGCCTATTGAATTTGCTACTTTTTATCAAGGTAGTAAGAAATTACTTAGCACTTGTTTGGCTGTTGAAAGGACCAGGCCTGATCTTcttaattaa